A DNA window from Phoenix dactylifera cultivar Barhee BC4 chromosome 13, palm_55x_up_171113_PBpolish2nd_filt_p, whole genome shotgun sequence contains the following coding sequences:
- the LOC103720056 gene encoding origin of replication complex subunit 5 codes for MGTEGATPERRTTRSSSSLSKPSLDAPKTPLSPPQSLPFDLLFSDEPLSIDTLLSNLPGRSAQILEISRLIGPPNSPMLPLLLYGGVSTGKTSAILQIFHHLNRPFVYTSCRSCHSPRILFESVLNQLLLHRRHPGNGYSSARRCERASDFVNLLRDALSQVTGSLRGKKSKLDGNREMIYLIFDNVERIRSWNKSSDILALLFRLFDVLNFPEVGLIYISNAAPDAYYSMTGSVEPVSVHFPDYTVDDLFNILMLRSRANPKLYSSFLSVVLKPFFRVTRRIDELATAFDPLFQKYCEPLADLNLVPDESMKRRLFVRLQPHLAASLNETFRFPSECSFEAIKEGTCSKKGNIRKLNGRETSNELDFHMSVSAKYLLISAFLASRNPATLDAAFFDSTGGSNNHKRRRKSSQAIMDQKDETAEEMHMKGPGSFPLERLLAIFQCITSVGEGTLEEEQLEDGMMTESGNVGLMSDVLLQLSTLCNANFICKSGSCPLEGSTRYRSTVDEDVALKVARSINFPLSKYLYRR; via the exons ATGGGCACGGAAGGGGCCACCCCGGAAAGAAGAACAACCaggtcctcctcctccctctccaaaCCCTCACTCGATGCCCCCAAAacgcctctctctcctccccaaTCCCTACCCTTTGATCTCCTATTCTCCGACGAACCCCTCTCCATCGACACCCTTCTCTCGAATCTCCCCGGCAGAAGCGCACAAATCCTCGAAATCTCGCGCCTGATCGGGCCCCCGAATTCCCCCATGCTCCCTCTACTCTTATACGGCGGCGTTTCCACCGGCAAGACCAGCGCCATCCTCCAAATATTCCACCATTTAAACCGCCCCTTTGTTTACACCAGCTGCCGCTCCTGCCACTCCCCCCGAATCCTCTTCGAGTCGGTGCTCAACCAGTTGCTGCTCCACAGAAGGCATCCCGGCAATGGATATTCGAGTGCTCGGCGCTGCGAGAGGGCCTCCGACTTCGTCAACCTGCTTCGAGATGCGCTGTCTCAGGTGACAGGATCTCTTAGAGGTAAAAAGAGTAAATTGGATGGCAATAGGGAGATgatttatttgatttttgatAACGTGGAGCGTATTCGGTCGTGGAACAAGAGCTCGGATATTCTTGCTTTGCTGTTTAGACTGTTTGATGTATTGAATTTTCCTGAAGTGGGTTTGATTTATATCAGTAATGCAGCACCTGATGCTTATTATTCGATGACTGGTTCTGTTGAGCCTGTTAGTGTGCATTTTCCTGATTATACAGTGGATGATCTTTTTAATATTCTTATGTTGAGAAGCCGAGCCAATCCGAAACTCTATTCCTCTTTTCTCAG TGTCGTTTTGAAGCCCTTCTTTCGTGTTACTAGACGGATTGATGAGTTGGCTACTGCATTTGATCCTCTATTTCAGAAATATTGTGAACCTTTAGCTGATTTGAATCTGGTTCCCGATGAGAGCATGAAGAGAAGGTTGTTTGTTCGCCTTCAGCCACACCTGGCAGCTTCATTAAATGAGACATTCAGATTTCCTTCCGAGTGTTCTTTTGAAGCTATTAAGGAGGGAACTTGTAGTAAGAAGGGAAATATAAGGAAATTAAATGGCAGGGAGACTTCTAATGAATTGGACTTTCATATGTCAGTATCTGCAAAATATcttctcatctctgcatttctTGCTTCGAGAAACCCTGCTACTCTTGATGCAGCCTTTTTCGACTCAACCGGAGGCTCTAATAATCATAAGCGAAGGAGGAA GAGCTCTCAGGCAATTATGGATCAAAAAGATGAAACGGCTGAAGAAATGCATATGAAGGGACCTGGGAGTTTCCCCTTGGAAAGGTTATTAGCTATATTTCAGTGCATCACATCAGTCGGTGAAGGTACACTGGAGGAAGAACAGCTCGAAGATGGGATGATGACTGAAAGTGGGAATGTTGGGCTGATGTCTGATGTTCTATTGCAGCTGTCTACTCTCTGCAATGCTAATTTTATATGCAAAAGCGGAAGCTGCCCCTTGGAAGGCTCGACTAGATATCGTTCTACTGTTGATGAGGATGTGGCTTTGAAG GTGGCAAGGAGCATAAACTTCCCCCTGTCGAAGTATTTGTATAGAAGATAG
- the LOC120112826 gene encoding uncharacterized protein LOC120112826, with amino-acid sequence MDKSWMTIKNRMKSKEYREGVKSFIEFAVANLGSANDIWCPCVECMNDKKQSIQVVKIHLMLKGISPSYKTWVQHGESVHVHQSCVSNNANCDNGGGVEDRMAGDGTDDREELSNMLEDVCMGAFMNDDIDELPNNLGREDAQNFDKLFDDAQRPIYPGCKTFTVLSFVIKMLHIKVYNQWSNSSFDMNMKVYKEILPECDKSVPWTLYEVKKFLRDLGLGYVLIHACKYDCALFWKENANLEKCPICDEPRYKLNDGNGKKIPHKILRYFPLTLRLKRLFLSPKIAVDMRWHKEKRVDDETLRHPADGEEWKNFDRQHPAFSKDTRNVRLGLATDGFNPFGNMSTSYSMWPVIVMPYNLPPWKCMKEQFCMLSLLIPGKTAPGKEIDVYLRPLIDELKELWKDGVQTYDASSGSTFRMRAALMWTINDFPAYGNMSGWPTKGYLACPICNEDASSERLRSKIGYMGARRFLPENHIWRKSKLFNGKSEDRSRPREFTGEEILEQINSGTYKPLGKHPSINKKRKRGKDADTIWAKKSILFDLPYWKTLKLRHNLDVMHIEKNIAENIVGTLLGIDGKCKDTEKALYKNSIRKLIPRRTKSGLILFAP; translated from the coding sequence ATGGACAAGAGTTGGAtgacaataaaaaatagaatgaaGAGTAAAGAGTATAGAGAAGGGGTGAAGTCCTTTATTGAATTTGCGGTGGCAAATTTAGGCTCAGCAAATGATATTTGGTGTCCTTGTGTCGAGTGCATGAATGACAAAAAACAAAGCATTCAAGTTGTCAAGATTCATTTAATGTTGAAAGGAATCTCGCCTTCTTACAAGACTTGGGTGCAACATGGAGAATCGGTTCACGTGCATCAATCTTGTGTTTCAAATAATGCTAACTGTGACAATGGTGGAGGTGTTGAGGATAGAATGGCTGGGGATGGCACCGATGATAGGGAAGAATTGTCTAATATGCTGGAAGATGTTTGCATGGGCGCTTTCATGAATGACGATATTGACGAATTGCCTAATAACTTGGGGAGGGAGGATGCACAGAATTTTGATAAGTTGTTCGATGATGCTCAACGACCCATTTATCCTGGTTGCAAAACTTTTACAGTATTATCATTCGTTATTAAAATGCTTCATATTAAGGTGTACAACCAGTGGAGCAATTCCTCTTTTGACATGAACATGAAGGTATACAAGGAAATTCTACCGGAGTGTGATAAGTCTGTTCCATGGACCCTTTATGAAGTCAAGAAATTTTTACGAGATTTGGGTTTGGGATATGTGCTAATTCATGCATGCAAATATGATTGTGCTCTTTTTTGGAAGGAGAATGCGAACCTGGAGAAATGCCCTATATGTGATGAGCCTAGATATAAGCTGAATGATGGTAACGGTAAGAAGATTCCTCATAAAATTTTGCGGTACTTTCCCCTGACACTGAGATTGAAGCGCTTATTTTTGTCTCCGAAAATAGCTGTAGATATGAGATGGCACAAGGAGAAGCGAGTGGATGACGAAACATTAAGACATCCGGCTGATGGGGAGGAATGGAAGAACTTTGATCGGCAACATCCTGCGTTTTCCAAGGATACGCGGAATGTGAGGTTAGGGCTAGCCACCGATGGTTTCAATCCTTTTGGAAATATGAGCACATCGTACAGTATGTGGCCCGTTATCGTGATGCCTTATAATCTTCCACCTTGGAAGTGTATGAAAGAGCAATTTTGTATGCTGTCATTGCTTATTCCCGGAAAAACGGCTCCCGGTAAAGAAATAGATGTTTACTTGAGGCCATTAATTGATGAGTTGAAAGAGCTTTGGAAGGATGGCGTGCAAACTTATGATGCCTCTAGTGGAAGTACATTTAGAATGCGTGCTGCTCTCATGTGGACCATTAATGACTTTCCTGCATATGGTAACATGTCTGGATGGCCAACAAAAGGTTATTTGGCTTGTCCCATTTGTAACGAAGATGCTTCATCAGAACGTTTGAGGAGTAAGATTGGCTATATGGGTGCGAGGCGTTTCTTGCCTGAGAACCACATATGGCGAAAGAGCAAGCTCTTTAATGGTAAAAGTGAAGACAGGTCAAGGCCACGAGAGTTCACGGGAGAAGAGATCTTGGAGCAAATTAATTCAGGGACATACAAGCCGTTGGGCAAGCATCCAAGCattaataagaaaagaaaaaggggcaaAGATGCTGACACGATTTGGGCCAAGAAAAGTATTTTGTTTGATCTCCCTTATTGGAAAACACTCAAGCTGCGTCACAACTTGGATGTCATGCACATAGAAAAGAACATTGCAGAAAATATTGTTGGGACATTACTGGGCATAGATGGGAAATGCAAGGATACAGAAAAAGCACTTTATaagaattctataagaaaactcATACCAAGAAGAACAAAGAGTGGATTGATCCTATTTGCGCCGTGA